The genomic region TGTCACTTAGCTGATACCATTTCGCATCTGAGGCAGTAAAACCTGCTTTTACATCGTAATCATCTTTTTTAATCAAGGCATAGTAACCAATGGTTATAACCCTTCCCAGTGGAAAACGATTGGGATCTCCAAAAGCTTTTAACTGCTCCAAATAAAGATCGGATATTCCTGTTAGTTCACTCAAAATTCTGTTGGCTGCAAGATCGATGCTCTCATCTTCTTTAATCCATCCTCCGGGTAGCGCCCATTTTCCTTTGCTAATACCTTCGGCATGTTCTACTAAAAGAACTTCCAGTTTACCTTTCTCGAAACCAAAAATAACGCAGTCGATGGTAATAGCGTTCATTACCTTTTGTTCTGTGATCTTTCCAGACTCCCTATCGATGAATTTTTTAATCATTTAAAGCCTCACGTAAAATTTATGC from Galbibacter sp. BG1 harbors:
- a CDS encoding NUDIX hydrolase, which gives rise to MIKKFIDRESGKITEQKVMNAITIDCVIFGFEKGKLEVLLVEHAEGISKGKWALPGGWIKEDESIDLAANRILSELTGISDLYLEQLKAFGDPNRFPLGRVITIGYYALIKKDDYDVKAGFTASDAKWYQLSDIPKLIYDHDEILNYSLEHLKNRVRQAPIGFNLLPEKFTLLQLMQLYQEILNVELDKPNFRRKILKMKLLVDLKEKQQDVSHRAAKLYKFDPAIYEKLTKKGFNFEL